The following coding sequences are from one Desulfobacterales bacterium window:
- a CDS encoding AAA family ATPase: MEYFKIIDLNKEPFSNSPDPNFFFKSNKHLECLQKLELSIRLKRGLNVVIGDVGTGKTTLCRKLIQEISSDDKIETHLILDPYFKSPIDFLNALSQMFWKNRKKNESNSEDFAKESIKQYLFQNGAEENKIVVLLIDEGQKIPVFCLEIIRELLNYETNEFKLLQIIIFAQKEFESTISEYKNFTDRINFYHLLEPLSFNETKEMIYFRLNTAGYSLNQRSLFTLPAIWVIYRATKGYPRRIVTLCHKIILTLIIQNFSKASWRIAKSCSKRASIKIERRPLLNFFWGMFIGILIIGSLWTFYNKNQLVVLNDVQITKPKIIEVTSFKTKEIKLQKNNGQDKIIKEEEQKPPNLIGEVKLKKGETLSWMALKLYGSTGKNIIDIVMEANPNIIHPNKVKAGESIKFPSIIIKENTSFEANPYIQISECSNLETAFFDLREKTKIFENLRILAYWVNKSEIKFSVVSFVIDAKQETSKKDIASFYNNDIIFLTAF; the protein is encoded by the coding sequence ATGGAATATTTTAAAATTATCGACCTTAATAAAGAACCGTTTTCTAACTCCCCTGACCCTAATTTTTTTTTTAAATCCAATAAACACCTTGAATGTCTTCAAAAATTGGAACTATCTATTCGTTTAAAGAGGGGCTTAAATGTTGTTATTGGCGATGTTGGCACTGGAAAGACTACTCTTTGCCGAAAATTAATTCAGGAAATTTCATCTGACGATAAGATTGAAACTCATCTTATATTAGATCCTTATTTTAAAAGCCCTATAGACTTTTTAAACGCTCTTTCCCAAATGTTTTGGAAAAATAGAAAAAAAAATGAATCTAATTCCGAAGACTTTGCAAAAGAAAGTATAAAACAATATCTTTTCCAAAACGGTGCAGAGGAAAATAAAATAGTAGTTCTGCTTATAGACGAAGGTCAAAAAATACCTGTATTTTGCCTTGAAATAATAAGAGAACTTTTAAATTATGAAACTAATGAATTCAAGCTTCTTCAAATAATAATTTTTGCTCAAAAGGAATTTGAATCTACAATATCCGAATATAAAAATTTTACTGATAGGATTAATTTTTATCATTTACTTGAACCTTTAAGTTTTAATGAAACAAAAGAAATGATTTATTTTCGACTTAATACTGCTGGATATTCTTTAAATCAAAGGAGTCTTTTTACGCTGCCCGCAATTTGGGTAATATATAGAGCTACAAAAGGATATCCGAGGAGAATCGTAACTTTATGCCATAAAATTATTCTTACATTAATAATTCAAAATTTTTCTAAAGCTTCATGGCGAATAGCAAAATCATGCTCTAAAAGGGCTTCAATTAAAATTGAAAGACGACCATTATTAAATTTTTTTTGGGGGATGTTTATTGGAATTTTGATTATTGGCTCATTATGGACATTCTACAATAAAAATCAGTTAGTTGTCTTAAATGATGTTCAGATTACTAAGCCTAAAATTATTGAAGTTACTTCTTTTAAAACAAAAGAAATTAAGCTTCAAAAAAATAATGGGCAAGATAAAATTATAAAAGAAGAAGAGCAAAAGCCTCCAAATTTAATTGGAGAAGTTAAACTAAAAAAAGGGGAGACTTTGTCATGGATGGCTTTAAAACTCTATGGATCTACTGGAAAAAATATTATTGATATTGTAATGGAAGCTAATCCTAATATTATTCATCCGAATAAAGTAAAGGCTGGAGAATCTATAAAGTTTCCATCTATTATAATAAAAGAAAATACATCTTTTGAAGCAAATCCATACATACAAATCTCGGAATGCTCAAACTTAGAAACGGCTTTTTTTGATTTAAGAGAAAAAACAAAAATTTTTGAAAATTTAAGAATACTTGCGTATTGGGTCAATAAATCGGAAATTAAATTTTCTGTTGTTTCTTTTGTAATTGATGCTAAACAAGAAACCTCTAAAAAAGATATAGCCTCTTTTTATAATAATGATATTATATTTTTAACCGCTTTTTAA